A single genomic interval of Coccidioides posadasii str. Silveira chromosome 1, complete sequence harbors:
- a CDS encoding uncharacterized protein (EggNog:ENOG410PYN6) — translation MLCRNADSLKPISLSLQTLSSFTYPKLTPPRRRSSSAAATITTTAKTPPTPPPPQAMGAMAQTQEPFSFPYFEAPKLIVGDKPVTYLDEKPKLEKPTFLPARPRRAVESTAAYRFLLQFRRSSAPQPHPESAGHSGINPVEENKERIASSPDIVINAGPSPTLTAVNSEFGDDGDEKQSSKEYASSPPSLSTSTATETVSGSLELKCSMSAMRRGMENGVQSGIYHGKSA, via the exons ATGCT GTGCCGGAATGCAGACTCTTTGAAGCCAATTTCACTTTCACTCCAAACTCTGTCGTCATTTACATACCCCAAATTAACCCCTCCTCGCCGGAGATCATCCTCCGCAGCAGCAACGATAACAACAACCGCAAAGACACCACcaacaccaccaccaccgcaaGCAATGGGAGCGATGGCCCAGACGCAAGAGCCTTTCTCCTTTCCATACTTTGAGGCGCCGAAGCTCATCGTGGGCGACAAGCCAGTAACATACCTGGACGAAAAACCAAAGCTCGAAAAGCCCACCTTCCTCCCGGCCCGTCCCAGACGCGCCGTCGAGTCAACCGCCGCATACCGCTTCCTCCTCCAGTTCCGGCGTAGCTCGGCGCCGCAGCCACACCCCGAGTCCGCCGGCCACAGCGGCATCAACCCGGTCGAAGAgaacaaagaaagaatcgCTTCATCCCCCGACATCGTCATCAACGCCGGCCCCTCCCCGACCCTTACGGCTGTGAACAGCGAGTTTGGCGACGACGGCGACGAGAAGCAGTCCTCCAAAGAGTATGCTTCGTCTCCACCGTCTCTGAGCACTTCCACCGCGACGGAGACGGTCAGTGGATCGCTGGAGTTGAAGTGCTCGATGTCCGCGATGCGAAGGGGCATGGAAAATGGGGTGCAGTCCGGTATTTACCATGGCAAGTCCGCTTGA